Sequence from the Fulvivirga ligni genome:
ACATAGCTTCTATGGAGATATTACAAGGACCATCAGCTACTGCATTATATGGTTCCAGAGCCACGAATGGCGTGGTGGTTATTACCACAAAAAGAGGTAAAGCGGGAGATATACGAATCAGTTATGGCTTCCAATACAGTCTGCAAACCGAACCTCAAAAGCTGGATGTAATGAACTTGCGTCAGTATGCTCAGATGGTGAATGAGTACAAGGAGATAGATGGTGGAGACACCCCTACCGAATTTTTAGATCCTTCCATACTCGGTGAAGGAACTGACTGGCAGGATGAGTTATTCAACCGAGCCGCTATGAACAAACATCAACTAAGCCTAAGTGGTGGTAGCGATAAAACCAGGTATTACTTTTCAGGAGAATATTTAAATCAGGAAGGTATAGCCATTGGTTCTGGATTTGAGCGTTACAGCACCCGTGTTAATTTGGATAATGATGCTAACGACTGGCTTTCCATTGGTGTGAACTTAAGTTTCAATCAAACGCATGAGCAACTAACTACCAGCCAGGAAAATATCATTTCTAATGCACTACGTCTTTCTCCCCATATTCCTGTAAAGAATTTTGACGGCTCATTTGCTGGTGGAGACGTTTCAGAAAACCCTGCTGAGCAGTTTATACCACCAAACCCTATTGGACTAGCTACTATTACAACTAACGACCTTACAAAGCGTCAGCTCCTGGGTGGTGTAAACCTTTCTTTCAAAATTATGGATGGGCTTACTTTCAGAACTAGTTTGAATAGCAATTGGGAGTCTAAGCAATCTACTTATTTTGTGCCTGAGTATGAGTTTGGCTATCAGAGAAATGATAATGCTACACTTTCTAATAACTCAACTACGAGCACTTATTGGAACTGGAACCAAATGCTTCAATATGAGAAAAAGGTTGGTAGTCATAATTTCAATATCATGGCCAGCCATGAAGCACAACGTTCTCACTGGGAGAGTGTAACGGCCGGTATTTCAGATTTCGTGGTAGATGGAATCATCGATCTTAACCTTGGAAATTCTGATACAGAAACCAATGCAGGAGGTAAGGGCAGCTGGGCCATGGAGTCTTTCCTGGGTAGAGTAAACTATAATTTCAAAGATCGCTACCTGTTGATGGCTGCCATAAGAGCCGATGGATCGTCAAATTTTGGTAGAGAAAACAAATGGGGTTATTTCCCTTCATTCTCAGTGGCTTGGCGTGTATCTGAAGAGCCTTTCTTTGATGTAGACTTCATCAATGACTTTAGATTGAGATTCGAAAATGGTCTTACCGGAAATCAAGGAGGCGGAGGCTACATTTATGGACAATTGGGTGCTAATAACACACCTTGGGGTACAGGTTTTTCTGTGTCGAGATACTCTAACCCGGCTTTAAAGTGGGAAGAGACTAACACCAATAACTTTGGATTGGATATGGCCTTTTTTGAGAACCGTATTCAATTTGAGGTGGATTACTACATCAAGAAAACAGATAATCTTTTAACACCAGCTGCTAACCCGTGGTATATGGGCGTAGCAGGAACTGGTAGCATAGCTAATCCTCAGGTAAACCTGGGCTCATTAGAAAACAAAGGTTGGACTATCTCTTTAAACACCATCAATTTGGATAGAGATGGGTTTACCTGGCAGTCAAACTTCAATGTCTCTCGTGTAAATACCAAAATCACAAGTTTGAGTACAGAGTCTGGCTATTATGCTCGTACATCATGGTGGCTGGATGACTGGACACAGAGAGCAGCAGTAGGTGAGGCACCATGGTTATTTTATGGTTATGTCGCTGATGGTATTTTCCAAAGTGTAGAAGAGATTGAAAATAGTCCCACACCTACTGACAATAATGGCAATAAGTTGCCTGTCGCAGAAAATGGTATATGGGTGGGCGATGTAAAGTATAAAGATATCAGCGGACCTGACGGTGTGCCTGACGGTGTAATTAATACTTACGATCAGACCTATATTGGAAATCCATGGCCGAAGCTTTTTGCTGGTTTAACTAATACCTTTTCTTATAAAGACTTCAGTTTGAGCATATTACTTACCGGTGTTTTCGGAAACGACATCTATAACTATGTTGCCCGCACGAATACTAATCCTAATAACATCAACCTGAGTAGAAACCTTTTGGTAGATGTGCTGGACTATGCCAAAATAGAAACCAATGAGGAGGGAGATCCTTATCTATCTAATCCCAACACAGACATAGCCAGGATTTATAGCAGTGATCCGAATGGTAATTATGATAGACACACTACCAAGTATGTGGAAGATGGTTCTTACATCAAAATAAAGAACATCAGTTTAACCTATAATGTGCCAGCGTCCATCATAGGAAAGCAAAAGGTTATTAGAGGTGCCAGGATCACATTTAGTGGTCAGAACATAGCCACTTTTACCAAATATTCTGGTTATGATCCTGAAGTAGGAGCTTATGTAGGTCGTGATGTAGATGCCAGTAATCAGGCCATTGGTCTTGATAATGGACGCTACCCACTTACACCAGTGTATTCTATGAGTCTGGGTATTGATTTTTAATTGATAATGACTAAAGACATGAAAAATATAAATTCAGTAAAAAATATATTCCTTGCTTTAGGATTGGGGGCTATGATCAGCTGTTCTGATGACTTTTTAGAAGTACCACCTGAAGACACTGTAGTTGATGCTAACTTCTACAAAACTAATGATCAACTGTTGGCAGCCACAGCACCATTATATAACCTGGGATGGTTTGACTATAATGATAAAGCTTCCTATAATCTGGGCGATTTTAGAGGTGGATCTGCCTTCAGCGCTTATAATGATCGTGAAAACGTAGAGTTCAACACTACAGAAAATACGCCGGAAAACGGAGCTGCCTGGAGGGCCTTTTATAATGTAGTAGGTCAGTCCAATATGACGATAGTGAACATCAACCAGTATGCCACTGAAGGTGTGTCTGAGGAAGTGAAAAAGGTATGCATTGCCGAGGCCAGATTTATGCGAGCTTTGGCTTACCGCTATCTGGTAATGAACTGGGAGGCTGTGCCGATAATAGAGAATAACCTTGAGATTCTAGATAATCCGCTGGTAGTGAAAAGAAATACAGTGAGCAGCATTTGGGGGTTTATTACAAAAGAATTTAGGGCTGCGGCTGCAGATTTACCAGAAACCCCTATGCTGGAAGGGCGGTTAACAAAGTGGGCCGCAGAGGCCATGCTGGCTCGTACTTATCTTACCAGATCTGGAGTGCCTGATAATTACGGAATGGGGGCTTCTGAGCAAGTAATCAACCGAAATCAGGACTATCTGGATAGTGCTAAATACTACTCTCAAAGAGTGATTGAATTTAGCGGAGCCGCTCTACTACCTAGCTATTCAGATCTCTATCATTATCCCTATGATAACAATTCTGAGTCATTATTCTCTTTGCAGTGGGTGTTTACAGATAATACAGCCTGGGGTACTCAAAACAGTACACCAGCTTATCTTACACCTACTTCAGAACTAGGAAATGGTGATGGCTGGGGTGGCGATAAAGGAGCTACTTTCTACATGTTGAGTTTATATGAAGGATTTGAAAATCAGGGAGATACCATATTGAGAGGTAGAACCGTAGATGCTAGACTTAAGGCTACTTTTATGCTGCCCGGAATGGAATATGATGAGCTTTCTTTTCAAGGTGGTGATGGTTTAGAAACCGGATATACCGTGCCTTATAATGCAGGTACGCCAGGTGAGGCTGTAAATTTTGCAGCAGTCAAAAAGTATGTGGTAGGTAAGCTGGCCGCTACTGAAGCCGCTTCTCAAAGATACGGACATGATACCTACATGATAAGATTGGCTGAAATGTACTTGATATATGCTGAGGCTGCTCTTGGTAATAATTCTAGCACTTCAGATGCCCTGGCTATGGAATACTATAACCTCGTTCATGAAAGAGCTACTAATCAGGTAGAAACAGATCCACTGACCTTTGATATGATCTATGAGGAACGCCTGAAAGAGTTTGCAATGGAAGGTATGGCCTGGTATGATTTAGTAAGACTACATTACTACAATCCTCCATTGGCTTATGCTAAAATAGGCGAGCAGGACAGAGGGTTTTATTTCATTCAACCGGATCAATATCCTGATCCTACAGAATGGACCATCCGAAAGACAAGTTGGGATGACAATCGGTCTTTCAATGCAACCTCCGGTAACTTTAGAATTCCGCTACCCGCGGCAGAAGTAAGTGCAGCTCCTAACCTGCTAGACGAACCGGTTCCATATGACTTTAGTGAATAACTATAACAGACATTAAGATGAAAATAAGATATAATACAATAGTTTATTTCATGCTGTCACTGGTATTTGTAGGTGCAATTATCAGCTGTACAGATGATGATGAATTAAATGGTGGAAAACCAAGGATAAGGTATGTGCGTCTGGTAGATCCTAATTCTTCAGACTCTTTGTTAGTGGCTGGCTATCAGAATAATATGGTGGCTATCATAGGTGAAAATCTGGGAAAAACTGAGCAAGTATGGTTCAATGATAAGAAGGCTGGCTTGTCCCCAACTTATGTCACTAATTCTTCTATTCTAACCACTATTCCGGGAGACATTCCTGATCAGATTACCAATAAAATGGCATTGGTGTTCAGTAATGGCGATACACTTTTCCATGATTTTGAAGTGGCCATTAGTGAGCCTGTAATTAATTCTATGAAAAGTGAGTATGTATTTGCTGGTGATGTAGCTACTATTCGCGGCAACTTTTTCTATGAGCCTGTCACAGTTACATTCACTGGTGGGGTAGAAGGTACTGTGTCTACAGTAGATGATGATGCAGCCATTCTTCAGGTGGTGGTTCCAGAAGGTGCAGAGCCGGGTCCTATCACTATTACCACTCCATTTGGTGAGACAGAATCTGATTTCTGGTTTAGAGATAACCGAAATATCTTCATCAGCAGCGATCCTTTTACAGGCTGGTGGAATGAGTCCTTCGTAGTTTCTGCTCCAGAGGCCGGTGATCCACCTTCTATTAACGGTAATTATATCAGAGTGAAGCAGAATATTGGTAGCTGGAGCTGGCTGGAAGTAGCAGGCGGACCACCAAGCGCCATGGGCGATATCAGTAAAAATATCCCTGATGAGGCCATCATAAAACCTTCTGATTATTATCTGAAGTTCGAAGTCAACACCATGAAGCCTTTTGATAACAATGTAATAAAGCTCAATGTAGGCTTGAGTAATGACTTTTATAACGATGGCTACCAGTGGCTGCCTCCATATGATACAAAAGGTGAATGGCAAACTGTGGTGATTCCATTGGAAACTGTTATGGCAGATTTCGATACTTCTGTTAGTGCGGATGGGTACTATGCCAGAATTCTATTCCATGGCCCTGGTGATCTGGATGCTGATATCTCTTTTGATAACTTCAGAGTGGTGCCTAAATCTCTCGATTAACTAAATACCAATTGAAATGAAATTCATAAATAGATTATATATTCTATTCGTCTTATTTACTATCATGGGATTAGCCTCATGTGGTGATGACGATGATAATAATACGCCAGATAATATCATGCTACTGAGCTTTGGGCCTACCGGCGTTCAGCACGGTGAAATGATAAAGTTTATTGGAGAAAATTTGGACAGAGTAGAGTCAGTAGAGCTGGGAGGTGGAGTGGTTATAGAAAAAGCAAGCTTTGATTCACAAACAGATCAAGTGATAGAATTAGTGGTGCCGGCACAGGCTGAGGCAGGTGTGGTAACACTCCATAGTGCCGAAGGTGATGTGGTGTCAAAAACAGTTTTGAGTTTTGAGGTGCCAGTAGTTATTACGGCTTTT
This genomic interval carries:
- a CDS encoding SusC/RagA family TonB-linked outer membrane protein, which gives rise to MKKLLLLMLCFCSASLVMAQEQTVTGKVTSASDAEVLPGVNVIVSGTTKGTTTDFNGEFSINVPGNASLVFSFIGYKTTEVPVNGRSVLNITLEDDIAQLDEVVITGYGSIRKKDLTSAHTTVGAEEIQKTVNTTIEQAIQGRAAGVYVTQNSGQPGGGMSINIRGVSSINGNTQPLYVIDGVQIEGSQVSGGAQSSSNPLSGLNPADIASMEILQGPSATALYGSRATNGVVVITTKRGKAGDIRISYGFQYSLQTEPQKLDVMNLRQYAQMVNEYKEIDGGDTPTEFLDPSILGEGTDWQDELFNRAAMNKHQLSLSGGSDKTRYYFSGEYLNQEGIAIGSGFERYSTRVNLDNDANDWLSIGVNLSFNQTHEQLTTSQENIISNALRLSPHIPVKNFDGSFAGGDVSENPAEQFIPPNPIGLATITTNDLTKRQLLGGVNLSFKIMDGLTFRTSLNSNWESKQSTYFVPEYEFGYQRNDNATLSNNSTTSTYWNWNQMLQYEKKVGSHNFNIMASHEAQRSHWESVTAGISDFVVDGIIDLNLGNSDTETNAGGKGSWAMESFLGRVNYNFKDRYLLMAAIRADGSSNFGRENKWGYFPSFSVAWRVSEEPFFDVDFINDFRLRFENGLTGNQGGGGYIYGQLGANNTPWGTGFSVSRYSNPALKWEETNTNNFGLDMAFFENRIQFEVDYYIKKTDNLLTPAANPWYMGVAGTGSIANPQVNLGSLENKGWTISLNTINLDRDGFTWQSNFNVSRVNTKITSLSTESGYYARTSWWLDDWTQRAAVGEAPWLFYGYVADGIFQSVEEIENSPTPTDNNGNKLPVAENGIWVGDVKYKDISGPDGVPDGVINTYDQTYIGNPWPKLFAGLTNTFSYKDFSLSILLTGVFGNDIYNYVARTNTNPNNINLSRNLLVDVLDYAKIETNEEGDPYLSNPNTDIARIYSSDPNGNYDRHTTKYVEDGSYIKIKNISLTYNVPASIIGKQKVIRGARITFSGQNIATFTKYSGYDPEVGAYVGRDVDASNQAIGLDNGRYPLTPVYSMSLGIDF
- a CDS encoding RagB/SusD family nutrient uptake outer membrane protein, whose amino-acid sequence is MKNINSVKNIFLALGLGAMISCSDDFLEVPPEDTVVDANFYKTNDQLLAATAPLYNLGWFDYNDKASYNLGDFRGGSAFSAYNDRENVEFNTTENTPENGAAWRAFYNVVGQSNMTIVNINQYATEGVSEEVKKVCIAEARFMRALAYRYLVMNWEAVPIIENNLEILDNPLVVKRNTVSSIWGFITKEFRAAAADLPETPMLEGRLTKWAAEAMLARTYLTRSGVPDNYGMGASEQVINRNQDYLDSAKYYSQRVIEFSGAALLPSYSDLYHYPYDNNSESLFSLQWVFTDNTAWGTQNSTPAYLTPTSELGNGDGWGGDKGATFYMLSLYEGFENQGDTILRGRTVDARLKATFMLPGMEYDELSFQGGDGLETGYTVPYNAGTPGEAVNFAAVKKYVVGKLAATEAASQRYGHDTYMIRLAEMYLIYAEAALGNNSSTSDALAMEYYNLVHERATNQVETDPLTFDMIYEERLKEFAMEGMAWYDLVRLHYYNPPLAYAKIGEQDRGFYFIQPDQYPDPTEWTIRKTSWDDNRSFNATSGNFRIPLPAAEVSAAPNLLDEPVPYDFSE
- a CDS encoding glycan-binding surface protein, encoding MKIRYNTIVYFMLSLVFVGAIISCTDDDELNGGKPRIRYVRLVDPNSSDSLLVAGYQNNMVAIIGENLGKTEQVWFNDKKAGLSPTYVTNSSILTTIPGDIPDQITNKMALVFSNGDTLFHDFEVAISEPVINSMKSEYVFAGDVATIRGNFFYEPVTVTFTGGVEGTVSTVDDDAAILQVVVPEGAEPGPITITTPFGETESDFWFRDNRNIFISSDPFTGWWNESFVVSAPEAGDPPSINGNYIRVKQNIGSWSWLEVAGGPPSAMGDISKNIPDEAIIKPSDYYLKFEVNTMKPFDNNVIKLNVGLSNDFYNDGYQWLPPYDTKGEWQTVVIPLETVMADFDTSVSADGYYARILFHGPGDLDADISFDNFRVVPKSLD